The following coding sequences are from one Dermacentor silvarum isolate Dsil-2018 chromosome 4, BIME_Dsil_1.4, whole genome shotgun sequence window:
- the LOC125944872 gene encoding uncharacterized protein LOC125944872: MHCVLEGVAKQLADIWFSAVHSPAYVGVPSKRQSVISRLDSLKPPQFFTRLPRTLDDRSTWKTSEWKWWLLFYAVPCLDGILPTEYHDHFCLLVNGIFLLLKDRITRNDLKVAMDNLARFVYQVEQLYGQESMTFNIHQLVHLPQSVQQLGPLWSHSTFVFESGNGLLLNLVSDANGVPLQVLERFTMSLQLRRLLQTMSLSTEVQALCEQMTSSNATESPPEKPLGKGCFTSVGSHEATLFVSKLGQHPKNVVEYERILVRGQSYHVQSYQRTKRTCNCYFKSMDGLYHVLDRVLMLEDGKCYLVAR; encoded by the coding sequence atgcattgtgttttgGAGGGTGTGGCAAAACAGCTCGCAGACATTTGGTTCAGTGCCGTCCATTCACCAGCATATGTAGGAGTGCCATCAAAACGCCAAAGTGTCATATCACGACTAGATAGTTTGAAACCACCCCAATTTTTTACTAGATTGCCGCGAACCCTTGATGATCGGAGCACGTGGAAGACCAGTGAGTGGAAATGGTGGCTGCTGTTTTATGCTGTGCCATGCCTTGATGGTATTTTGCCAACTGAGTACCATGACCACTTCTGCCTACTGGTAAATGGAATTTTCCTCCTCCTGAAAGACAGAATAACAAGAAATGACCTGAAAGTGGCTATGGACAACTTGGCCCGATTTGTGTACCAGGTGGAGCAACTGTATGGACAGGAATCCATGACATTTAATATCCACCAGCTGGTGCACCTTCCACAAAGTGTGCAGCAGCTGGGGCCATTGTGGTCACATTCCACATTTGTCTTTGAATCTGGAAATGGTTTGCTGCTTAACCTGGTCAGTGATGCAAATGGAGTGCCCCTACAAGTCCTGGAGCGCTTCACAATGAGCCTGCAGCTCCGTCGACTTCTGCAGACAATGAGTCTGTCGACGGAAGTTCAGGCATTGTGTGAACAGATGACTAGTAGCAATGCAACAGAGAGCCCGCCAGAAAAACCACTTGGTAAGGGATGTTTTACCTCAGTCGGAAGTCACGAGGCAACTTTGTTTGTCAGTAAGCTCGGGCAGCACCCCAAAAATGTGGTTGAATATGAAAGAATCTTAGTGAGAGGGCAGAGCTACCACGTGCAGAGCTACCAGCGGACAAAGAGAACATGCAACTGTTACTTCAAGTCCATGGATGGCCTGTATCATGTACTTGATAGAGTGCTCATGCTGGAAGATGGCAAGTGTTATCTGGTGGCACGTTAG